A section of the Ammospiza caudacuta isolate bAmmCau1 chromosome 28, bAmmCau1.pri, whole genome shotgun sequence genome encodes:
- the LOC131569039 gene encoding cocaine- and amphetamine-regulated transcript protein-like, giving the protein MQNMENALLCLLCLLGSGLVLLGTPEPVPELRPGLSPPGHGREEPELAEALREVLAELGTRESPALEKRLSWVPWCEPREPCAVRRGARIGKLCSCPRGTSCNLFILKCS; this is encoded by the exons ATGCAGAACATGGAGAAcgctctgctgtgcctgctctgcctgctgggctcCGGCCTCGTCCTGCTCGGCACCCCCGAACCGGTACCGGAGCTCCGGCCCGGACTGAGCCCgcccgggcacggccgggagGAGCCGgagctg GCGGAGGCGCTCCGGGAGGTTCTGGCCGAGCTGGGGACGCGGGAGTCGCCGGCGCTGGAGAAGAGGCTGAGCTGGGTGCCCTGG TGCGAGCCCCGGGAGCCGTGCGCGGTGCGGCGCGGAGCGCGCATCGGGAAACTCTGCAGCTGCCCCCGCGGCACCTCCTGCAACCTCTTCATCCTCAAGTGCTCCTGA